In the Aneurinibacillus soli genome, one interval contains:
- a CDS encoding hydantoinase/oxoprolinase family protein: MGKYNVAVDVGGTFTDVFVFDEETGKIAVTKVSSTPDNPARGILQGIHDSAVPPSEIALFSHGTTVGTNALITRRLPKTVFIATKGFRDVPEIRRGTKLELWDAYEDVAPPYIRRRDRFEVTERVDYNGEIVTPLDEQEARMLARKLKKRGVESIAIGFMNAYVNGLHEQRMKEILQEELPGVYICTSSETLPEIFEHERISTTIVNAVLGPIVSTYIQELSASLHEGGYKGDVLVLHSGGGVMTAETVPRYAARLASSGIAAGAIASAHIAKLCGFQNAIGLDMGGTSTDISLMYNGDLRVTNDWYIEYGYPIGFPSIEILTIGAGGGSLAWVDEGGSLRNGPQSAGATPGPACYQRGGMEPTNSDANVLLGRLGTELLDGQMTLDKEKAHEVVKKIAEPFGYTEAEAADAIIKVANANMCDALRLISVRRGYDPRDFALVVFGGAGALHGAHLAKELEIPTVIVPPHPGITSAMGCLLVDVRHDISKTYVVNIQDASLTELEKEFTRMETEAAQLLEEEGVELANTQLIRYLDMRYMGQWRSISVVASRPIHSLEQALEQFHLEHEREFAFSDREQGVEIYGLRVAAIGTVPKPDLPMEEPKGSLAGAIRGTREVYFEESGGFVEATVYYRPLIPVGSVFHGPAIIEQLDSTTVVPPGFRAEVDAYKNLLLHYKDAEEKA, encoded by the coding sequence ATGGGGAAGTACAATGTAGCCGTAGATGTTGGCGGAACTTTTACCGACGTATTTGTTTTTGATGAAGAAACAGGAAAGATTGCTGTGACAAAGGTTTCCTCAACACCTGATAACCCGGCACGGGGCATTTTGCAAGGGATTCATGATTCGGCTGTACCACCTTCAGAAATTGCCCTGTTTTCACATGGGACAACGGTTGGAACGAATGCACTGATTACGCGCCGTCTGCCAAAGACTGTCTTTATTGCAACGAAAGGGTTTCGGGATGTTCCAGAGATTCGCCGTGGTACGAAACTCGAATTGTGGGATGCCTATGAAGATGTTGCACCGCCATACATACGCCGCCGTGACCGTTTTGAGGTAACGGAGCGTGTTGATTATAACGGAGAGATTGTAACGCCGCTCGATGAACAGGAAGCGCGGATGCTTGCCCGGAAACTGAAGAAACGCGGCGTAGAATCAATCGCAATCGGATTTATGAACGCGTATGTGAATGGGCTGCATGAGCAGCGAATGAAGGAGATTCTTCAGGAAGAACTGCCGGGTGTATATATTTGTACCTCAAGCGAAACTCTTCCGGAAATTTTTGAACACGAAAGAATTAGTACCACCATCGTCAATGCAGTGCTTGGCCCGATCGTTAGCACGTATATTCAGGAATTGTCAGCTTCCTTACACGAAGGTGGATATAAAGGAGATGTGCTTGTCCTTCACTCTGGGGGCGGGGTTATGACAGCGGAAACGGTTCCGCGCTATGCGGCACGTCTGGCAAGTTCGGGTATTGCGGCCGGGGCGATCGCCAGTGCGCATATCGCCAAACTGTGTGGTTTCCAAAATGCAATCGGTCTGGACATGGGGGGGACGAGTACAGATATTTCTCTCATGTACAACGGAGACCTACGTGTAACGAATGACTGGTATATCGAATACGGCTATCCGATCGGATTTCCAAGCATTGAGATTCTCACCATTGGGGCAGGCGGCGGGAGTCTTGCCTGGGTAGATGAGGGTGGATCGTTGCGCAATGGTCCGCAGAGTGCCGGGGCTACGCCAGGACCTGCTTGCTATCAGCGTGGGGGTATGGAGCCGACAAACAGCGACGCTAACGTCTTGCTTGGACGACTGGGAACTGAACTGTTAGATGGGCAGATGACACTGGATAAAGAAAAAGCACACGAAGTTGTCAAAAAAATTGCCGAGCCTTTTGGATATACAGAAGCCGAAGCAGCCGATGCGATTATCAAAGTAGCGAATGCCAATATGTGTGATGCGTTGCGGTTGATTTCCGTACGCCGTGGCTATGATCCGCGTGATTTCGCGCTTGTTGTATTCGGGGGAGCGGGTGCGTTGCACGGTGCACATCTAGCAAAAGAACTGGAGATTCCAACGGTCATTGTACCGCCGCATCCAGGCATTACATCAGCGATGGGTTGCCTGCTTGTAGATGTGCGTCATGATATTTCTAAAACGTATGTGGTCAACATTCAGGATGCATCGCTTACGGAGCTGGAAAAAGAATTCACGCGCATGGAGACGGAGGCAGCACAGCTTCTGGAAGAGGAAGGTGTGGAGCTTGCGAATACACAGCTTATTCGTTATCTGGATATGCGGTACATGGGACAATGGCGTTCTATCTCTGTAGTGGCTTCACGTCCGATTCATTCATTGGAACAAGCGCTGGAACAGTTCCATCTGGAACATGAACGTGAATTTGCCTTTTCAGATCGGGAGCAGGGCGTTGAGATTTATGGCCTGCGGGTAGCAGCAATTGGCACAGTGCCAAAGCCGGATTTACCAATGGAAGAACCAAAAGGTAGTCTAGCGGGTGCGATTCGCGGAACGCGTGAGGTTTATTTTGAAGAAAGCGGTGGATTTGTAGAAGCGACCGTTTATTATCGCCCGCTTATTCCGGTTGGCTCAGTGTTCCATGGTCCGGCGATTATTGAACAGCTCGACTCTACTACCGTTGTACCGCCTGGATTCAGAGCGGAAGTAGATGCTTATAAAAACCTGTTATTACATTATAAAGATGCGGAGGAGAAAGCATGA
- a CDS encoding PilZ domain-containing protein codes for MIYIMDERRKEERRILYIPLCSDVTIGSIHQQEVLCGSMEACIKDISIHGLRCISPLRFPINSNFILRFQTRIMDNVINLDGNIAWRKNDPQAPGIYEYGIQLHHDEFSSAMFTKLFNDMGIWLKSSSFVPGCRFCTKETCPLYPSKHKIEHH; via the coding sequence GTGATTTATATTATGGATGAGCGAAGAAAAGAAGAGCGACGAATTCTATATATTCCGCTCTGCTCGGATGTAACAATCGGCTCCATACACCAGCAGGAGGTTTTATGCGGAAGTATGGAAGCGTGTATCAAAGACATTTCCATCCATGGTCTGCGCTGTATCTCCCCCCTTCGTTTTCCTATTAATTCTAATTTCATCCTGCGATTTCAAACTCGAATCATGGATAATGTAATCAATCTTGACGGCAACATCGCCTGGCGAAAAAATGACCCTCAGGCTCCTGGCATATACGAGTATGGCATTCAACTGCATCATGATGAATTTTCGAGTGCTATGTTTACGAAATTATTTAATGATATGGGAATCTGGCTTAAAAGCAGCTCGTTCGTTCCAGGCTGCCGTTTCTGCACCAAAGAAACTTGTCCGCTCTATCCGAGCAAACACAAAATCGAGCACCACTAA
- a CDS encoding NAD-dependent malic enzyme, whose protein sequence is MKPFTSMGTSIIVRLEVDVKQVSFIDIATAVSKAQGDIVAMDVVQSSNEETVKDFTINTKNRAQIDEVVQNLESLSGVKIVTVSDRTFLSHIGGKIEMKPKRPIQNREDLSRVYTPGVAAVCEAIAQDPYKAYKLTIKRNTVAIVSDGTAVLGLGDIGPYAAMPVMEGKAMLFKQLAGVDGFPICLDTKDTDEIIETIVRMAPAFGGINLEDIAAPRCFEIERALRERLDIPVFHDDQHGTAVVILAGLLNALKIVGKKIEDCKIVVTGMGAAGVACTKIILSAGAKNVIGVDRDGILSRSVTYENPVWEEVSNMTNPHDIQGQLADALVDADVFIGVSRGGILKREMVQTMAKDPIVFAMANPQPEIDPEEAEGLVRVLATGRSDYPNQINNVLCFPGMFRGAFDCRATDITEEMKVATAHAIASIITDAELNEQYIIPSVFNDKVVKRVRDAVVDAAIASGVARKIPRDKRKKETV, encoded by the coding sequence ATGAAGCCGTTTACATCTATGGGCACGAGCATCATTGTGCGTCTTGAAGTGGATGTCAAGCAAGTAAGTTTTATTGATATTGCTACTGCCGTTAGCAAGGCGCAGGGTGATATTGTGGCAATGGACGTTGTTCAATCTTCAAATGAAGAGACAGTAAAAGACTTTACCATTAATACGAAAAACCGGGCACAGATTGATGAAGTTGTGCAAAATCTGGAGAGTCTTTCGGGCGTTAAAATTGTAACGGTATCGGACCGCACCTTCCTCAGCCATATTGGCGGAAAAATTGAAATGAAGCCGAAGCGTCCGATTCAGAACCGGGAAGATTTATCCCGCGTATATACACCAGGTGTAGCTGCAGTATGTGAAGCGATCGCACAGGACCCGTACAAAGCGTACAAGCTGACGATTAAGCGCAATACAGTAGCGATTGTAAGTGATGGAACAGCGGTGCTTGGACTTGGTGACATTGGACCGTACGCGGCTATGCCCGTTATGGAGGGAAAAGCGATGTTGTTTAAACAGCTTGCCGGAGTGGATGGCTTCCCGATCTGCCTCGATACAAAAGATACAGATGAAATTATTGAAACGATTGTTCGGATGGCTCCTGCATTCGGAGGCATTAATCTAGAAGATATTGCGGCTCCGCGCTGCTTTGAAATCGAGCGGGCTCTCCGTGAGCGTCTTGATATCCCGGTTTTCCATGATGATCAACACGGTACAGCCGTTGTCATTCTGGCGGGGCTTCTGAATGCGCTTAAGATTGTCGGCAAGAAAATTGAAGACTGCAAAATTGTCGTAACTGGCATGGGAGCGGCAGGGGTGGCTTGCACGAAGATTATTTTGAGCGCTGGTGCGAAAAATGTGATCGGTGTTGACCGTGATGGCATTCTATCCCGTTCCGTTACCTACGAAAATCCGGTCTGGGAAGAAGTATCCAACATGACCAACCCGCATGACATTCAGGGGCAGTTGGCTGATGCGCTTGTTGATGCCGATGTGTTCATCGGTGTGTCGCGTGGTGGCATCCTGAAGCGTGAAATGGTGCAGACAATGGCGAAAGATCCGATTGTATTTGCGATGGCGAATCCGCAGCCAGAGATTGATCCGGAAGAAGCGGAAGGTTTGGTGCGTGTCCTGGCAACGGGCCGTTCTGATTATCCGAACCAGATCAACAATGTTCTCTGCTTCCCAGGTATGTTCCGAGGCGCGTTTGACTGCCGGGCAACTGATATTACAGAAGAGATGAAAGTAGCGACTGCACACGCGATTGCTTCCATCATTACAGACGCAGAACTGAATGAGCAGTATATCATTCCGAGTGTATTCAATGATAAAGTGGTAAAACGTGTTCGTGATGCAGTAGTCGACGCTGCCATTGCTTCTGGTGTAGCCCGCAAAATCCCGCGTGATAAACGTAAAAAAGAAACAGTATAG
- a CDS encoding hydantoinase B/oxoprolinase family protein: protein MNHTQVATNNRLDPVTFEVLKNAFVNLVDQMSEQILRTCYSFVIYSRDFSSAICDGEGNTIMQGTQDISVHVGTLHLTAKAVLEDFGDDIHPGDVFLINDPYRGGTHFCDVRVVRPVFYDGKLISFMQSNGHWADVGGTVPGSFNVRSKDHYGEGMRIPPVRIWSKGQYLTDVANLLVSNMRIPEERLGDLRAQAEATKVGEVQLVRLIEKYSLDTVLTAFEEVQNYVERLGRSRVAALPDGTWETTDYIDMDPEIGDQLIPIQVKMTIKDDEIYYDLSGSHPYISCFLNAGFGASFSAVVSGTKTFFPDIPLNSGFYRLLHVNLPENSVVNAPWPAAVTGFCSGAYEKIMNAIFELWSEIMPERALACSFNLEYLLIGGWDRRPGYDSYFMWYDWMAGGHGGRSYKDGANAMSPVFGVGLSIQPCEGQERLSPVLTTHHEIVTDSAGPGKFRGGTGIRKGGVLTTAENTIMSYCCDRSRSITWGIQGGLPSMPHGAWLNPETDNERFLGTIFSNVELKQGDSFDRPAAGGGGLGDPLERSPQLVLEDVIDEYVSIERARRDYGVIIKEIDRDLDLFEIDEEATKQERASIRAERQGWLEEDIYVVEEKFKNGEIDELDVIRRYGVIMDYTVGAVLPNSTAQYREMMYKRTLAHWA, encoded by the coding sequence ATGAATCACACACAGGTAGCGACTAACAACCGTCTGGACCCGGTCACATTTGAAGTATTAAAGAATGCGTTTGTCAATCTCGTCGACCAGATGTCCGAGCAAATTTTGCGTACGTGCTATTCATTCGTTATTTATAGCCGCGATTTTAGTTCCGCCATTTGCGATGGGGAAGGCAATACCATTATGCAGGGAACACAAGATATCTCCGTGCACGTAGGGACGCTTCATCTGACAGCTAAAGCAGTTCTGGAGGACTTTGGGGATGATATTCATCCAGGGGACGTATTCCTGATTAACGATCCGTATCGGGGCGGTACACACTTCTGCGACGTACGGGTTGTACGTCCGGTCTTTTATGATGGGAAGCTTATTTCCTTCATGCAGTCGAATGGACACTGGGCTGATGTCGGCGGAACGGTGCCGGGCTCCTTTAATGTTCGCTCAAAAGATCATTATGGCGAAGGAATGCGTATTCCACCTGTTCGAATCTGGAGTAAGGGACAGTATTTGACGGATGTAGCCAATCTGCTTGTGTCGAATATGAGGATTCCAGAAGAACGATTAGGCGATTTGCGTGCACAGGCGGAGGCAACAAAAGTAGGGGAAGTACAGCTTGTTCGCTTGATCGAAAAGTACAGTCTAGATACGGTATTGACCGCTTTTGAAGAAGTGCAGAACTACGTGGAGCGGCTTGGTCGATCCCGTGTTGCTGCGCTACCGGACGGGACGTGGGAAACAACGGATTATATTGATATGGACCCGGAGATTGGGGATCAACTGATTCCGATCCAGGTGAAGATGACGATCAAGGATGATGAGATTTATTATGATCTTTCTGGTTCTCATCCGTATATTAGCTGCTTCCTCAATGCTGGATTTGGGGCTTCGTTCTCGGCCGTTGTATCTGGAACGAAAACATTCTTCCCTGATATTCCGTTGAACTCTGGATTTTATCGACTCCTGCATGTGAATCTGCCGGAGAATTCAGTAGTAAATGCTCCGTGGCCAGCGGCTGTTACGGGATTCTGCTCCGGGGCGTATGAAAAAATCATGAATGCGATTTTTGAGCTCTGGTCGGAGATTATGCCGGAGCGAGCACTTGCCTGCTCATTCAATCTGGAATACTTGCTGATTGGAGGATGGGATCGCCGTCCGGGATATGATAGTTACTTTATGTGGTATGACTGGATGGCTGGTGGACATGGTGGCCGTTCGTATAAAGATGGAGCGAATGCAATGTCCCCAGTATTCGGTGTAGGGTTAAGCATTCAACCATGTGAAGGTCAGGAGCGGCTGTCGCCTGTTCTTACTACACATCATGAGATCGTAACGGATTCAGCGGGACCTGGTAAGTTTCGTGGAGGTACAGGCATACGTAAGGGTGGTGTACTGACAACAGCTGAGAATACGATTATGTCCTACTGCTGCGACCGTTCCCGTTCGATTACATGGGGCATTCAGGGTGGCCTTCCTTCCATGCCGCATGGTGCCTGGCTGAATCCGGAAACAGATAACGAACGTTTCTTAGGCACGATTTTTTCAAATGTGGAGCTGAAGCAGGGCGATTCATTTGACCGTCCGGCCGCAGGTGGTGGTGGATTGGGTGATCCGCTGGAACGCAGTCCGCAGTTAGTGCTTGAAGATGTGATTGATGAGTATGTTTCGATTGAGCGTGCCCGTCGAGATTACGGGGTTATTATCAAGGAGATTGATCGGGATCTTGACCTGTTTGAAATTGATGAGGAAGCAACCAAACAGGAGCGTGCAAGCATTCGTGCCGAGCGTCAGGGCTGGCTTGAAGAAGATATATACGTTGTAGAAGAGAAGTTCAAAAACGGAGAAATTGACGAGTTAGATGTGATTCGTCGCTATGGTGTCATCATGGATTATACAGTGGGAGCAGTACTGCCGAACTCGACAGCACAGTATCGGGAGATGATGTACAAACGTACGCTGGCTCACTGGGCATAG
- the dapD gene encoding 2,3,4,5-tetrahydropyridine-2,6-dicarboxylate N-acetyltransferase, translating into MQEMNAQQIIEFIQKSEKKTPVKVYVKGDLAGIDFGADTKSFITGNTGVLFGDWKEVQPVLEANKGRIEDYVVENDRRNSAIPLLDMKNIHARIEPGAIIRDQVEIGNNAVIMMGASINIGAVIGEGTMIDMNVVVGGRGTIGKNCHIGAGTVIAGVIEPPSAQPVVVEDDVVIGANAVVLEGCRVGKGAVVAAGAVVIEDVPPYTVVAGTPARVIKQIDEKTKSKTEIKQELRQL; encoded by the coding sequence ATGCAAGAAATGAACGCACAACAAATTATCGAATTTATTCAAAAAAGCGAAAAGAAAACACCAGTGAAAGTATATGTAAAAGGTGATCTTGCAGGCATCGATTTCGGCGCTGACACAAAAAGCTTCATCACAGGCAATACAGGCGTTCTGTTCGGCGACTGGAAAGAAGTTCAACCTGTACTCGAAGCAAACAAAGGCCGCATCGAAGATTATGTAGTAGAAAACGATCGTCGTAACTCTGCGATTCCGCTTCTCGACATGAAAAACATCCACGCTCGCATTGAGCCAGGTGCAATCATCCGTGATCAAGTTGAAATCGGTAACAACGCCGTTATCATGATGGGCGCTTCCATCAACATCGGCGCGGTAATCGGAGAAGGCACTATGATCGACATGAACGTTGTTGTCGGTGGTCGCGGCACAATCGGCAAGAACTGCCACATCGGTGCTGGTACTGTTATCGCAGGCGTTATCGAACCGCCATCAGCGCAGCCAGTTGTTGTAGAAGATGATGTTGTCATCGGTGCAAATGCCGTTGTACTCGAAGGCTGCCGTGTAGGAAAAGGTGCAGTTGTCGCAGCTGGTGCAGTTGTAATCGAAGACGTACCACCGTACACAGTTGTAGCTGGCACACCAGCTCGCGTGATTAAACAGATCGATGAAAAAACAAAATCCAAAACGGAAATCAAACAGGAACTGCGCCAGCTGTAG
- a CDS encoding purine-cytosine permease family protein: protein MAEILTANQEEKNEQKEDYALQRVPKHSRLRWPGLMNVAVGIATAMLFMQMGSLMAVQFGSVNALLAELYATLVTGFLGVTIAYFAAKNGLNVNLMSRGAGFGFIGASITSFIYAINFIMYCAIEGSIMALAVHEYMKALPIWALMIFFGLAVIPLNWYGVKQLQMFQKYSLPLYLVLLCAGIYITTTKEFPNADRWLTFLPEGVHVGGIGLITCIGIMNGLVGIMALLISDYARFIKQEEFKIGVFAVGFIPQLICFFLSGVLGIWFGVRYMADNPGVYFVTAMGVWGALFAILTQLRINVTNLYSGSMSLANFFARVFHFTPGRVFWVVTTAVLAIGCMLFGILDYIGPMLTFQGVFLFAWGSILVTDMIIIKKWLKLGQLHVEHRRGFLPEWNPVGVVSVVIASAVGTVLASGSYGPVLAGFAALLAGVLASAISIIIAVVTKGKTYFTGRIAENPSTAAHPNKYGESVHTCGTCAGEFISEDMLYCPFHTGNICSQCCAAESHCHAVCKSESVSTEITA from the coding sequence ATGGCGGAAATACTAACGGCAAATCAGGAAGAAAAAAATGAACAAAAGGAGGATTACGCACTGCAACGTGTGCCAAAGCATTCACGCTTACGCTGGCCGGGACTCATGAATGTGGCGGTAGGAATTGCGACGGCTATGTTATTTATGCAGATGGGAAGCTTGATGGCTGTTCAATTTGGAAGTGTGAATGCATTGCTGGCTGAGCTATATGCGACGCTGGTTACGGGATTCCTTGGGGTTACGATTGCGTACTTTGCAGCGAAAAATGGATTGAATGTGAATCTGATGTCACGCGGCGCTGGATTTGGATTCATTGGGGCTTCTATCACTTCATTTATTTACGCCATCAATTTCATTATGTACTGTGCCATTGAAGGGTCTATTATGGCACTCGCCGTACATGAGTATATGAAAGCGCTTCCCATTTGGGCGCTTATGATCTTTTTTGGTCTGGCTGTCATTCCGTTGAACTGGTACGGGGTTAAGCAGTTGCAGATGTTTCAGAAATATTCGCTTCCGCTTTATCTGGTTTTGCTTTGCGCAGGTATTTATATAACGACAACGAAAGAGTTCCCGAATGCAGACCGCTGGCTAACGTTCCTTCCAGAAGGCGTACACGTAGGCGGTATCGGACTCATTACTTGTATCGGGATTATGAATGGTCTCGTCGGAATTATGGCGCTTCTCATTTCCGACTACGCCAGGTTCATCAAACAGGAGGAGTTTAAAATCGGTGTGTTCGCGGTCGGGTTTATCCCGCAGCTCATCTGTTTCTTCTTATCTGGTGTTCTCGGGATCTGGTTTGGTGTTCGCTATATGGCTGATAATCCAGGTGTGTATTTTGTAACGGCAATGGGAGTCTGGGGTGCCCTATTTGCCATCTTGACACAGCTTCGTATTAATGTGACCAATCTGTATAGCGGTTCGATGTCGCTGGCTAACTTTTTTGCACGGGTGTTCCACTTTACGCCGGGGCGGGTCTTCTGGGTTGTGACGACAGCAGTGCTGGCAATTGGCTGCATGCTATTCGGAATTCTTGATTATATCGGACCGATGCTAACATTCCAGGGTGTATTCCTGTTTGCCTGGGGCTCGATTCTTGTAACGGATATGATTATTATTAAGAAGTGGCTTAAATTAGGGCAGCTTCATGTCGAGCATCGCCGTGGATTTCTTCCAGAGTGGAATCCGGTTGGGGTTGTTTCGGTTGTGATTGCAAGTGCAGTGGGCACGGTGCTTGCTTCTGGTTCATACGGGCCGGTACTTGCTGGATTCGCGGCCTTGCTTGCGGGGGTACTGGCCAGTGCGATCAGTATCATCATTGCAGTCGTGACCAAGGGAAAGACATATTTCACTGGCCGAATCGCAGAGAATCCGTCAACTGCTGCCCATCCAAATAAGTATGGAGAAAGTGTGCATACTTGCGGTACATGCGCGGGTGAGTTCATCAGTGAAGATATGCTATACTGTCCGTTCCATACGGGAAATATATGCTCCCAGTGTTGTGCGGCAGAATCACATTGCCATGCCGTATGCAAAAGTGAAAGCGTATCCACAGAAATTACAGCATAG
- a CDS encoding sigma 54-interacting transcriptional regulator, producing MVKWKEILHPIPILAARDCTIRQAIQRCQHAQEKILFIGDGQTIVGYVDESYLLRQAADASSLDDPVVYCENILVVEEEAVVEFYHNISVVLGKDLSGRYIGFTTIERARHEATGLKLNQLEQIFDGAGIGIVTTDEQSRITFLNEQAAEIFGMPQDVLLYRKYETLLSAEKQMNAVLSGKQLVSVSNYFNSRHIIGNFSPLYQSGQVVGSVHLFYLQEHLEEAVRELKFVRNLNEDLQAIYTSANEQIVVVNEHGVVIRLSGTFSREFWLVHGPEAVIGQSIYELGQQGIFPTDIVTNCCRQKQKVMHVQTMKSGRKIWAVGVPVWQRKRIEKVVIVLRDITELNEYQMEHADDFGPENEKQPMKSLIYRSKAMETIVDQVKMIAEVNSTVLLLGESGVGKEVFAQTIHDHSLRRDKPFIRVNCGAIPENLIESEFFGYESGAFTGADRKGRAGLFEAAHEGTIFLDEVAELPMNLQVKLLRVLQEKEVRRVGGTHSIPVDVRVIAATNKDLKQKVREQTFREDLYYRLHVIPVRIPPLRERAIDIIPLSLYFLEQFSTMYGKEKQLSRQAVEVLETYQWPGNVRELQNVIERLVVTTRGLFVEEKDALATLYGETDEEQTIEPMIMHIRPLKDALEQVENELLSLALRKYETASDAARVLGVSEATMSRKIKKYFPFGRE from the coding sequence ATGGTGAAATGGAAAGAGATTTTGCATCCTATTCCGATTCTTGCTGCAAGGGATTGTACCATTCGCCAGGCGATTCAGCGCTGTCAGCATGCCCAGGAGAAAATTTTATTCATTGGTGATGGACAAACAATCGTGGGATATGTGGATGAGAGCTACTTGCTAAGGCAGGCTGCAGATGCGTCTTCTTTAGATGACCCTGTTGTGTACTGTGAGAACATTCTTGTCGTCGAAGAAGAGGCAGTGGTTGAGTTTTATCACAATATTTCGGTCGTGCTCGGTAAGGATCTCTCAGGAAGATATATAGGGTTTACGACGATTGAACGGGCCAGGCATGAAGCGACCGGCTTAAAGCTGAACCAGCTGGAACAAATTTTTGATGGAGCAGGAATTGGAATTGTCACAACAGACGAACAATCACGGATAACTTTTTTGAATGAGCAGGCAGCTGAGATATTTGGGATGCCTCAGGATGTATTGTTATATCGAAAGTATGAGACGCTGCTATCTGCGGAAAAGCAAATGAACGCAGTTTTGTCGGGCAAGCAGCTTGTTAGTGTATCGAACTATTTTAATTCAAGACATATCATCGGCAACTTCTCTCCACTGTACCAGAGCGGTCAGGTTGTTGGTAGTGTTCATCTGTTTTATTTGCAGGAACACCTGGAAGAGGCTGTGCGTGAGTTAAAATTCGTGCGTAATTTGAATGAGGATTTGCAAGCGATTTACACGTCTGCTAATGAACAAATTGTGGTCGTGAATGAGCACGGTGTAGTGATTCGGTTATCCGGAACGTTTTCGCGTGAATTCTGGCTTGTGCATGGACCGGAAGCCGTCATAGGTCAGTCCATATATGAATTGGGGCAACAGGGGATTTTTCCGACAGATATTGTGACGAACTGCTGCCGACAAAAGCAAAAAGTCATGCATGTGCAGACGATGAAGAGCGGGCGCAAAATCTGGGCGGTAGGGGTGCCGGTCTGGCAGCGGAAACGGATTGAAAAAGTGGTCATTGTCCTGCGAGATATTACAGAATTAAATGAATATCAGATGGAACATGCCGATGATTTTGGACCAGAAAATGAAAAGCAACCAATGAAGTCGTTGATCTATCGTTCAAAAGCGATGGAGACCATTGTGGATCAGGTGAAGATGATTGCGGAGGTAAACTCCACTGTCCTCTTGCTTGGAGAGTCCGGGGTCGGTAAAGAAGTATTTGCGCAGACCATTCATGATCACAGTTTGCGCCGGGACAAGCCATTTATTCGTGTGAACTGCGGGGCGATCCCAGAGAATTTGATTGAAAGCGAGTTTTTCGGATATGAAAGTGGAGCGTTTACTGGAGCTGATCGGAAGGGGCGAGCCGGTCTGTTTGAAGCAGCGCACGAAGGAACGATTTTTCTCGATGAAGTAGCGGAGTTACCCATGAATTTGCAGGTGAAGCTGCTACGGGTGCTTCAGGAGAAAGAAGTGCGTCGTGTCGGTGGAACACACAGTATTCCAGTCGACGTGCGAGTTATCGCTGCCACAAATAAAGACTTAAAGCAGAAAGTACGGGAGCAGACCTTTCGAGAGGATCTATATTATCGATTGCATGTAATTCCGGTGCGTATTCCGCCCTTGCGTGAGCGAGCGATTGATATTATTCCGCTATCGCTTTATTTTCTGGAACAGTTCAGTACGATGTATGGCAAGGAAAAGCAGTTGTCGCGGCAGGCGGTAGAAGTGCTAGAAACATACCAATGGCCGGGAAATGTACGAGAGTTGCAAAATGTAATCGAGCGTCTCGTTGTCACAACACGTGGCCTTTTCGTTGAAGAAAAAGATGCGCTTGCTACTTTGTACGGAGAAACCGATGAGGAGCAGACGATAGAACCGATGATCATGCATATTAGGCCATTAAAAGATGCGCTTGAACAGGTGGAAAATGAGCTGCTGTCCCTGGCGCTCCGAAAATATGAAACAGCATCCGATGCTGCACGGGTACTTGGGGTCAGTGAGGCCACGATGAGTCGTAAAATTAAAAAATATTTTCCATTTGGAAGGGAGTGA